A portion of the Nomia melanderi isolate GNS246 chromosome 2, iyNomMela1, whole genome shotgun sequence genome contains these proteins:
- the LOC116425945 gene encoding transcription initiation factor TFIID subunit 10: MAEDFGRETPPMYTTNEESKTAGQPLSDFLLQLEDYTPTVPDAISEHYLHTAGFNATDPRIVRLVSLAAQKFISEIANDALQHCKTRGANQNTKTKGKDRRYTLTMEDLTPAVAEYGIIVKKPHYFV; this comes from the exons ATGGCAGAAGATTTTGGAAGAGAAACTCCACCAATGTACACGACAAACGAAGAGTCAAAAACCGCTGGTCAGCCTCTTTCTGATTTTCTTTTGCAGCTTGAAGATTATACTCCAAcg GTACCTGATGCCATCAGTGAACATTATTTACACACAGCTGGCTTCAATGCTACAGACCCCAGAAT AGTACGACTGGTTTCTTTGGCAGCACAGAAATTCATATCCGAAATAGCAAACGATGCTCTGCAGCATTGCAAGACGCGTGGTGCTAATCAAAAcacaaaaacaaaaggaaaggatCGGCGTTACACATTAACCATGGAGGATCTCACACCGGCAGTTGCGGAATACGGAATAATAGTCAAGAAACCACATTACTTTGTTTGA
- the Scox gene encoding synthesis of cytochrome c oxidase, which yields MLSLIKRSNAFFSRCSNQIHKTTTFQSLNICKQYYPQIKHINTCKVLCQKNHISELPKKKRLQIKSPITWKSLTITSIFAGALISYICYLKRQKDLFIEKERRREIGKAAIGGKFELIDSNGKLVKSDDFLGKWIMIYFGFTHCPDICPDELEKMAKVVDLLQTKHDMIVQPIFISVDPDRDSPQVVGKYIKEFSDKFIGLTGSREQVAKVCKAYRVYYSNGPKDKESDYIVDHTIIMYLIDPEGLFVDYYGQTHTADQIAYSIYLNKLKFNKLQQDDSSWFPSLSFKRDPQPL from the exons ATGttaagtttaattaaacgatcaaaTGCATTTTTTAGTAGATGTTCCAATCAAATTCATAAAACT ACAACATTTCAGAGCTTAAACATTTGTAAACAGTATTATCCACAAATTAAGCATATAAACACATGTAAAGTTTTGTGTCAAAAGAATCATATTAGTGAATTGCCAAAGAAAAAAAGGCTTCAGATTAAAAGTCCCATCACATGGAAGAGTTTAACAATTACAAGTATATTTGCAGGAGCTCTTATATCATATATATGTTACTTAAAGCGACAAAAAGATTTATTCatagaaaaggaaagaagacgTGAAATAGGAAAAGCTGCAATTGGaggaaaatttgaattgataGATTCCAATGGAAAATTAGTAAAATCAGATGATTTCTTAGGAAAATGgattatgatttattttggattCACACATTGCCCAGACATATGTCCAGATGAACTTGAAAAAATGGCAAAAGTTGTTGATCTTCTAC AGACAAAGCACGATATGATAGTTCAGCCTATATTTATCTCTGTGGATCCTGATAGAGATTCGCCACAAGTTGTTGGAAAATATATCAAGGAATTCTCTGATAAATTTATTGGTCTCACTGGTTCAAGAGAACAGGTTGCAAAAGTGTGTAAAGCTTATAGGGTTTATTATAGTAATGGACCCAAGGACAAGGAATCTGATTACATT GTTGACCACACAATAATCATGTACTTAATAGATCCTGAAGGCTTATTTGTGGACTATTATGGTCAGACACATACAGCAGATCAGATTGCTTACAGTATCTATCTGAATAAACTGAAGTTTAATAAACTCCAGCAGGATGACTCTTCTTGGTTTCCATCGTTATCGTTTAAAAGAGATCCACAGcctttgtaa